A segment of the Flavobacterium azooxidireducens genome:
ATTGGTGAGAGGGTTGAAATTCATACCTTAGAAATTAACAATTTGCCTTTAACATTTAATGAATTACAAATTGATTCGTTGCCTCTTCTGGCACTTTTTGTCGAGGGTAAATTAATTTGGGAAGCAAAAGAAGTGCTTTCAAAAGATGAAATCATTAAAAAAATAGTAGAAATTGAATCTTAAAAAAATACACAATGGATGTTGAAATTTTAGCTCGAATACAATTTGCTTTCACCATAGCTTTTCATTATATCTATCCGCCTTTAAGTATTGGATTAGGTTTATTAATGGTGATTTTTGAAGGACTTTATCTCAAAACAGGAAATAAAGAATACGAAGTTTTAACCCGTTTTTGGCTTAAAATTTTTGCTATTACATTCGGAATCGGTGTAGCAACAGGTATTATCATGGAATTTGAATTTGGTACCAATTGGGCCGTTTATTCCCGCTATGTTGGCGATATATTCGGCAGTGCTTTGGCCGCAGAAGGTTTGTTTGCTTTTGGTTTAGAAAGTACTTTTCTGGGTATTTTAATTTTCGGATGGAATCGCGTTTCACCAAAAGTTCACTTTATTTCTACGATTGGTGTTTTTTTAGGCTCAATGTTCTCTGCCGTATGGATTGTTGTAGCAAACAGTTGGCAACAAACACCTGCCGGCTATCATATCGTTGGAGAAGGGTTTAATGCCAGAGCAGAAGTGACCGATTTTTGGGAAATGGTTTTCAATCCTTCCAGTGTAGACAGAATTATTCATGTTTGGCAAGGTGCCTTCTTAGCAGGTGCCTTTCTAGTTTTAAGTGTGCATGCATACTACTTAAGGAAAGGTAGGTATGAAGCCATTTCTAAAAAAGCATTTAAAATTGCTTTGGTAGTAGCAACGATTGTTTCTTTTACTCAGTTACTTTCCGGTCATAGCTCAGCAGATGGCGTGGCGAAGAATCAACCGGCTAAATTGGCAGCAATGGAAGGACATTATGAAGCTTCTGCTCCGGCAGATTTGTATATTTTAGGTTGGGTGGATAATGAAAAACAAGAAGTTTCCGGAATTGCAGTTCCCGGTGGATTATCTTTTTTAGTTCATCAGGATTTTCAAGCTCCGGTAACTGGATTGAATGCCTTCCCAAAAGAAGATCAACCAAGTCAAGTCAATGCTGTTTTTCAGTTTTATCACATCATGATTTCAATTGGAATGTTTTTAATTGCTCTAACTTTCTACGCCTGTTTTTTATGGTGGAGGGGGAAATTATTTGAAACGAAATGGATATTATGGATCTTTTCTTTTTCCGTTTTATTGCCGCAAATTGCCAATCAAGCCGGTTGGTTTGCTGCCGAAATGGGAAGACAACCTTGGATTGTATATGGTCATCTTCGCACAAGTGAGGGATTTTCACAGGAAGTTTCGGCAAACCAAATTTTATTTTCATTGATTTTATTTTTAGTGATTTATACGCTTTTGTTTTTATTGTTTTTGTATTCACTTAACAAAAAAATCAAACACGGCCCTTATGATGAGCAAGAAGCTAACTTTAATTCAATTTAATAATGGAAAACATGGAAACTTTTTTAGGTATTGATTACCCAACTTTGTGGTATTTAGTGGTTGGCTTGTTATTCTCGGGTTATGCTATTTTAGAAGGCTTTGATTATGGTGCAGGTGCTTGGCATTTATTTTTAAGAAAAGATGAAAGTCGCCGCATTGCGATAAATGCTATTGGACCGCTTTGGGATGCCAATCAAGTTTGGTTAATTATAGGAGGTGGAGCACTTTTTGCCGGTTTTCCGGTGATGTATGCAACAATGCTTTCAGTCATGTATATTCCGTTTATGTTGTTTTTAATGTTATTGGTTTTACGTTCTGCCGCAATCAAATTCAGAAGTGCCGAAGAAATGAAATGGTGGCGAACATCTTGGGATTATATTTATTTTATTTCCAATACTTTAATTGCTTTTTTATTGGGTGTAGTATTGGGAAATGTGTTGCAAGGTTTTGCTATCGGACCTAATTATTCTTATCAGGGTGGAATATTTTTCACCTTTTTATCTCCTTATGCTTTGATGACGGGCTTCACAACATTATCACTTTTTATGACCCAAGGAGCTATTTTTTTGCTATTAAAAACGGAAGGTCGTTTACATGCCAGACTCACTTTTTTACTCCGTAAAGGAATGATATTTTTCATTATCAGTTTTTCAATTACTTCGCTTTATACGTTGATTTTTATTCCGGGTGTAACAGATAATTTCCGAGAAAATCCACTTTTTTTTATCATTCCTATATTGGCTTTTTTAGCTGTTGCCAATGTGCCACGTTTGGTTTCTAAGAAGAAGTATTTTCAAGCATTGTTATTTTCATCATTAACAATGGCATTTTTACTCATGTTAGTGGCTTTTCAATTGTATCCCACATTATTAATTTCGACAATTAATCAGGAATATAGTATTACCATTTACAATGCTGCCTCTTCACAAAAATCGCTTGGAATCATGCTTACAATTGTATTGATTGGAGCTCCACTACTGGCTTTTTATTTTATTTTTCTATATCGAACTTTTCATGGAAAAGTAAAATTAGACGATACCAGTTATTAATTTTTTTAGTCTAGATAATCAACATTAGATTTTTCAATATTTTGTTATCTTTTTAGTGTTCTAAGCTAAAATGTAAGAACAAAAATTGAGTTATATTCTACTTTGTAAATCTTAATTTTTTCTTCAATTAAACTCTTGTTAATGAGTTGTTAAGAATGATATTTATCATGTTTAGAACTGTCTCTAAATAGTAATTTTAATGATGTGAATATTCACAAATTTAAATTATTATTATCATGAAAAATTTTAAAATTCAAACATGGGTTTTATTCTTTTTGTTGTTGCCTTTTTTAGGATTGGCTCAACGTGGAAGTGGTGGATGGGGTACCAATACAAATTATAACAGGCTATACAATACGGCTACTGTTATCGAGATAAAGGGTAAGGTTGAAAAGGTTGAAAAAATAATTCCTGAAAAAGGAATGTCTACAGGAATTCATTTAACCATGAAAACGGTTAAAAATGAACTAATTTCTGTGCATCTCGGTCCAGATTGGTTTTTAGATAATCAAGATGTCCATTTTGCAGTTGGTGATGAAATTACTGTAAATGGTTCAAAAGTTACTTATGAAAATAAACCTGCTATTATTGCTAAAACGATAGAAAAAGGAGATTATATTTTAGAACTAAGAAACGACAAAGGTTTTCCAAAATGGAACGGATGGCGACAAGGTAAAAATAGAAGAGGAGCTAATCAATAACTAGATTGTATTTTTTTTAAACCGATAATTGAAAGTCTAATCACCGATTTTTAGTTATCGGTTTTTTAAATATTTATTCTATGTAACATTTGTTGCTTTCTATCATCTTGATTCATTCTACTTTAGTAAAATATTTCAGAAAAAATGACAAAAATTGTAGTTTTAGGAGCTGGCATAGCGGGACATACTGCAGCAGCTCATTTAAGAAGAAAATTATCAAAAGAGCATGAAGTAGTGGTCGTTTCTCCCAATCGAAATTACCAATGGGTTCCTTCTAATATTTGGGTTGGAATAGGTAGAATGAAATCAAAAGAAGTCATTTTTCCTCTAGAACCTCTTTACAAGCGAAAAGGAATTGGCTATAAACAAGCCAAAGCCGTTTCTTTTCATCCGGAAGGTGATGCTTCAGAAACAAAACCGTTTATTTTAGTAGAAGGTGTTTTTGGCGAAAATCTAGGCAAACAAGAAAAAGTGACCTACGACTATTTAATAAATGCTACCGGACCCAAATTAGCTTTTGAGTTAACCGAAGGTTTACAACCAGCAACCAATAAAGTATATTCTGTTTGCACGTATGATCATGCCGAACATGCTTCGGAAGCACTTCATAAATTAATAAATCAATTAAAAAAGTCGGATAAAAAAGCCAAAATTCTCATCGGAACAGGACATGGAAAAGCAACCTGTCAAGGTGCAGCCTTTGAATATATTTTGAATGTGGAAAAAGAATTGCAAAAATTCGGTGTTCGCAATAAAGTTGAAATTACATGGATTTCCAACGAATATGAATTAGGTGATTTTGGTATGGACGGCATGCTCATGGAATACAACGGTTTCAATATGAAATCGAAAGATATGATCGAAATGATTTTTGAAGACAGAGGAATCAAGTGGATTTTAGGTGCAGCCGTTAACAAAGTTGAAGACGGAATCATGCATTACGAAAATTTAGAAGGCGAATTTAAAACAGAAATGTTCGATTTTGCTATGTTAATTCCGTCTTTTTCAGGTCACGGATTTCAAGCTTTTGATAAAGTTGGACAAAATATTACTGAAAAATTATTTCGAGGTTTTATGGTCGTTGATGCAGATTACACTCCAAAACCCTATGAAGAATGGACTGTTCAAGATTGGCCCGAAACCTATCAAAACCCAAGTTATAAAAATATTTTCGCACCCGGAATTGCTTTTGCTCCGCCACATTCTATTTCAAGACCAAGAAAAAGTAGAAACGGAACAGAAATTTTTCCATCACCACCTAGAACAGGAATGCCTTCGGGAATTACAGCAAAATTAGTAGCTGATAATATTATCGATTCTATTAAATCAGGAAAAGAATCATTGCAACACAAAGGTTCATTAGGTAACATGGGGGCAGCTTGCATTGCTTCTGCCGGATACGGATTAACGCAAGGTAGTGGCGTAAGTATAACTACTTTTCCAATTGTGCCCGATTATAAAAAATATAGCGAAACAGGCGGTAGAGATATTAAGAAAACATTTGGTGACATAGGTTTGGCCGGACATTGGGTAAAACTTTCACTTCATTACGCCTTTCTTTACAAAGCAAAAATGAAGCCTTTTTGGTGGTTGATTCCTGAATAAATTTCGGGGATAAACCTACAAAAGTTAATTCCTAAATAAAAACATAATTATGCAAAGAATATCAAATTCTCAAAAACGTAAAATGCAAAATCCATTTTTGCAGTTTTTTAAATTTTTCTATTTAAATATAAGAATTTTAAAAATTGTAGCCGGTGGTCATGGCGGTACGCGAACGTAGATTATTTCTAGAGGTTGAAATAATTTTTATTGGTTGAATGGAGGACACTTTTTATAAAGTGTCCTTTTTTTATTTAACCTTTAAATCATTTTCAAATTCGTTTAATTGCATAATGATTTGATTGCTTTGGCTGGTGTAATGGTTCGAAACTCGGTTTTATTAATTGACTTCATCGAAATTAGATTAAACGACGGAATCGAATTAAAACAAGCAATCATTGAAGCCGGAGCCGTGCGAACCACACCAATTTTATTAACCACCGGAGCTGTTGTAATTGGAGCCTCGATTATCCTATTCGACCCGATTTTTCAAGGATTAGCGATTTCGTTAGTTGCCTGAGCGATTGTATCGACACTCTTAACTTTAATTGTAGTTCCATTGATTTATTACATCACCGAACGCAAAAAATGGGAAAAGAAAAGTGATTAGTAATTAGTGAATAGTAATTAGCAAAATCTCAGCAACTCAGCAACTCAGTAACTCAGCAACTCAAAAGAATGAAACTAGTATTAATAACCGCTGTCCATTCTTTCAAACGAGAGATACAGCATTTGCTCAAACAATCCGGTGTAAAAACCTATTCGTATCGTGATGTAACCGGATTTAAAGATTTATCCGAAGAAGCCTTGGCATCCAATTGGTTTGGAAGCGAAGTAAACGAAAACGAATCCATTGCATTTTATGCCTTTGTTCCGGTTGAAAATTTGGAAAAATTATATGATTTAATTCTCGCTTTCAACCAAGAATTAGAACCCAAATCAAAAGTGCATTTAGCAACATTTAGTATAGAAAAATTTATATAAATGGTACTAAGGTGCTGAAAAACAGAGGGACTAAGTTAAAAATAGTCCCCAACCTCAGAACCTTAGTGCCTCATAACTTTAGAACCTTAAAAATATGAAAAACAGAATCGTACGCGGCATCGCAGGAACATTTATATTAATTAGTATAGTTCTAGCAATCTATGTCAACCAAAATTGGTTGTGGTTCACTGCTTTTGTAGGAGCCAATTTATTACAATCATCATTAACCAAATGGTGTTTGATGGATGATATATTAACGAAAGTTTTTAAAATAAAAGATTAATTGTTTTAGTTGATTGGTTGATTAACAGGAAATCGGTAGGGATTTTTTACTCTACTGGTTCTCCTAACAATATGCACGAAACATTCCAAGCACTAAAACTGCTTCCTTCCAGTAAACCTTACGGAATTTGAATACGGGTGGAATGCTTTCCATCTAATAAATGACCCAATTTAATCAACATTGGATTTGTAACCGTACGCAGACATACTTGATTATAGTGTACTATTCATCAGATTGAAATATTATAGTTGTAAGATTGAAAACTAGGAATATTTACCTCGAATCATACATTTGATTTGAAAATAAATTTTAATTTATGTAGATGAATATTGCTATTAGATTATTTTTTATTTAAAATTTTTGATTTTTAGAATGAATTTATTTGCAAATTCATCCTATCTATTACTCACTAGTTTATTTACTACGGTATTAAAAATGTTAGAAAGTGAGAGTATTTTTTGTCAAAATATTTTGCTTACACTTAGCTTACAAATACCAAGAATGGTGATAATAGTTTATTGCAAAAGTACGTACTGAAAGGTTGCATTTTTTGTCCAAAAGGAATGTTAAATTGTTTAAGGTTGGCAGAAAGTCGAAGAGCCTCACAGTATTACGGAGAGTGGTATTTTTATTGATTATAACTAGTTAGATTTAGTTTTTAAAACGGTATTTAAAGTATAAGTAAATTTACTTTTTAGGATAGTCATATCCTCACTCACTTTTTTATCTAAAACTTTTGCGTAATGTTGAGTAGTACGAATGTTTTTATGACCAAGCATTTTACTCACGGATTCAATAGGGACTCCATTTGTTAAAGTTACAGTTGTGGCAAAAGTATGTCTAGCAATATGGAATGTTAGTTCTTTATCGATTTCACAAATATCAGCTAGCTCTTTCAGATAGGCATTCATTTTTTGATTGGATAGAATAGGGAGGAGCTTCCCTTCATTTTTACATTGTGGATGGTTTTCGTATTTATCAATAATCATTTGGCTAACCGGTAGAATTGGAATCCTAGAAGGACTTTCTGTTTTTTGTCTTTTTGTTGAAATCCATTTTTCGCCGTCTATACCGATGATTATATTTGAGTTCGTTAGATTATAAACATCAATGTAAGCTAATCCGGTAAAACAGCTAAATAGGAACATATCTCTAACCAATTCAAGTCGTTTGATTTTAAACTCTTTATTCAAAAGTGACTCAATCTCTTCCTGGGTTAAATAGACTCTTTCAATTTCTTTTACTTTTCCTTTGTAATTGAGCAATGGGTCTCTTTCTAACCAACCGTTTACATAACATTGTTTAATTATTTTTCCAAAGTTCCGGATGTATTTTATAGTAGAATTGTTGTTGCATTTCTTTGTATTTCGTAGGAAGAAATCAAAGTCATTTATAAATGCAATGTCAACCCGTTTAATTGAAATGTCGTTCAGATTGTATTGAAATTTTAGGAACTCTTTAGTATGACTTAGTGTTGTTTCATACTTTTTGAAAGTATTATTGGCGAAGGTTGAACCAATTAATTCTTTCATAAGCTTGTTATGATCTTCAAAGATTAAAATGAGCTGCCGTTGTTTTTCCTCAACACCAAGAAATTTATTTTTGAAAGTTTGTGCATTAATATCCTGATTGTTATTAATCATCCAATTTTCAGTTTCATACACTTTGCTTCTGAGAATATCAAGATGACTATTTATTAGTCTTGCTTCTTCATTAGTTCCTTTAATTTTACCTGCAGAAGCATTCCATTTTGATTTTTCTACAAATTTTGATGTGCTTAATTCTATTCTTGCACCATTTATGGTTATTCGCAGATAAATGGGATATAATCCTTTTTTGGAAGCTTTCGAACTATTTAAATGGAATAGTATTGAAATTTTATGTTTCATTTTGTGGTGACTTTTAACGTTTTCAAATTACATTTTTTACTCGTTTGAAGCAAGATGTTCATCTTTTGAACTGCTTGCTATCATTGGTCTGCCGTAAAATTCGGTTACCCTATTTTTTAGAAGTTTAAGGGTAACCGAATTAGATTTGTACAGATTACGATTTAATGAATAATTTGAATAGTAGTAAAAACAAAAAAACCTGTAAATCATACGATTTACAGGGTTTTAGCTTAATTTGATAATAAAAATGTGGAGTCGGAGAGAATCGAACTCTCGTCCAAACAAGCAACCAAAGAGCTTTCTACGCGTTTATCCTCTGATTTGGTTTTCGACAAAAAGCAAGGCCAAAGGCAGCCACTTCTTGCTTAGCTTTATAGTTGTCAGAAGGGATTTAAAGCTTTACTCTTCCTAGGTTTATTTTTACAGTTCTCCTGAATCAAACGCCACAAACCAAGGCTTTTGAGGAGAATCCAGCTTTCCTACCTAGTAGGAACGAGGCAAATCTTACTATAATTCAGATTAAGCAGCTAAAGCGTAATTATTTTCGCCGTTTATAAGTTGTGAACCTTGATATTTACGAGCCAAATGTCCAATGCTCGACGTGCTTACCGTTTAGTTCCACCCGCTGTCAAAACCGGTCGACCCCATTTTTTCTGTTATCCGTAACCGGTTACCGGTAACCATAATCAAAAACCAGACCACAAATATACATGAAAAATTGTCATAAATAAAACTTGTTAGTCCTATTCATTAATCTTACATTTGAATTATAATAAGTAAATGCAAATTTACAGTAATAAAACTATTATGTATTTTCTATATTTCGACCCAGGGTTGGGAACTATGATTGCACAAGCAACGATAGCTGTTGTGGCAGGTGTTGCTCTTTTTTCTAAAACGATTATGTATAAGATTAAATCTTTTTTAGGCATTCACAAAAAGGAGGATGATTTTTATGATTCGATTGATGAAGTAGAAGAAAAAGAAAATACAAAAGAAAATGAGTCAAACATCAAATAAAAAAACGCATGCGTCTTCATTTAGAGATCCTTCCGGAGTAGTTTTTCAAGAAGACGGAGTTGTGAAGAGAAGCATAAATCCAATTTATTTTTCTCAATATGATGCTTTAACTTCTTCCGGTTTTTACAAAAAATTAATCGATTCCAAATTACTCATACCACACGAAGAACTATCTCGTGATGAGGATGAAATTATAATTAAACCTGAACAAATTTCATTTATCACAAATCCGTATGAATGGAGTTTTGAACAATATAAACATGCTGCTCTTCTGACGTTAAAAATTCATCGATTAGCTTTAGCAAATGAGTTTATTCTAAAAGATGCTTCCGCTTTTAATGTTACTTTTCACAAAGGAAGAGCGATTTTTATCGATACACTTTCATTTGATTTTTATGAAGAGAAAACTCCTTGGAGAGCCTATAAACAGTTTGTTTCGCACTTTTTGAGTCCATTGCTTTTAGCAAAATACCATGGTGCAGATATGCTCAAAATGCTTACTTTGCACAGTGATGGAATTCCAATTAGAACAACAGCATCTTTACTTCCGTGGAAAACAAAACTGAATGCTTTTACTTATACAAATATTCATCTATTGGCAAAGATGGAAAATAAATATAGTGACGATTATAAAGCAGAAAATAGTATAAAACCACTTTCAAAAAAAGCTCAAAATAATATTATTGAAAGTTTGTATGATTTTATAAAAAAGCTAGAAATAAATCAACAAACCGAATGGGGCGATTATTATAATAAAACTAATTATAATACAACTTCATTTAATCAAAAGGCTTTATTAATTAAGCAATGGGCTTTAGAAATTAATGTGAAGAAAGTAATTGATGTTGGTGGAAACGACGGAACTTTTGGTAGAGAATTATTAGCTCAAGCCGACGAAATTTTAGTAACAGACATAGACCAAAACGCTGTTGATTTTAATTATAAAAACATACTAAAAAATAAAGAAACCAAAATCCTTCCTTTTGTTTGCGATGTTTTAAACCCTTCGCCATCCATTGGGTTTAATAATACCGAAAGAGAATCTCTACTAATTAGATTAAAAGAATACAAACCCGATCTCACAATGGCTTTGGCACTTATTCACCATATTACATTGTCCGGAAATGTTCCCTTTTACAAGTCAGCCGAATTTTTTGCCGGTTTTTCAGAAAATTTAATACTCGAATTTCCTACTCGTGAGGATTCTTGGGTTCAATCACTTTTAGTCAGAAAAAGAGAATTTATTAAACATTTTGACTTCTATAATGAAGAAAATTTTGAAAAAGAGTATGCTCACTTTTTTATAATTTCAAATAAAATAGTAATTCAGGAATCAGATCGGATTCTATATTTGTTAAAAAGAAAATAATTTTTTTAAAACAATGAAAGATAAAATTGTAAATGTTTTAAAGAAAGATTCCGTTCTTCCATTGATAGCAGCATTAGCTTCAGGAATGTATCCGTGGGCTTTTTACTTTACTAATAATTTTGATTTTGTAAATTCTTGGGATCATTTTTTCTTCTTTATATCTCGATTTATACTATTACCAATGGTCGTTTTTTACGGCGTTTACTTTCTTTTGAAGTCAAAATATTTACGATTATTTAAAACTACAGTTTTACCATTTTTAAGTGGATTTGTCTTTTTCTACCTCGTTATGTTAGCACTTCACGCAACAGTGGGATTTAACAAAATAATCATTGTTTTTGTTTTGGCCGTTCTCGTTGCAATAGCTTGTAGAAATATTCAACAATTATTTAAAAAGTTGTTAATAATTCAATTTATTTTAGTCCTCACAACAGGTTTAGGGTTCTATAGAATTTCCAAATCATTTTTTAAATATTCTGATGAGTGGATAGAACAACCGGATAACATTGAAGAAGTTATTTTTAAAAAAACGCCAAATATTTATGTTATTCAACCCGATGGATATGCCAATTTTTCAGAGCTTAGAAAAGGTTATTATAAGTATGATAACTCTACATTTGAAAGTTGGTTAGAAACTAACAATTTTAAATTGTATCATAGTTTTAGAAGTAATTATTTTAGCACCTTATCCTCAAATAGTTCTTTGTTTAGTATGAAACACCACTATAATAATTTGTTCGATGAGCGAAAAATTATTATGGATAAAAATACAGTTGTATCTATTTTTAAAAACAATGGTTATAAAACACACTTTTTGGCAGAGCTCCCTTATCTTTTAATTAATCGCCCAAATATCAAATTTGACTATACCAATTTTGATGTAAACAACATTTCTTTTTTAAGCAAGGGATTAGAAGCAGAACGATCGATTTTAGTGGATTTACCTCTCGTTTTACAAAAAAACAAAGAGGAAAATGGAAAGAACTTTTACTTCATTGAAAAACTTTTACCGGGACATATAACAACCTTTAAAGACGCTACAACTACTAAGGAAAAAGAACGTTTACTTTACTTAAAATCCATTGAAGATGTTAACGAATGGATGAAAAATGTATTTCAACTTATTTCTGAAAATGATCCAAATGCAATGATAATTATACTTGCTGATCATGGTGGTTTTGTAGGTTGGGATTATACTCTGCAGACAACAAATACTACTTCTGATGAAAATTTAATTAATTCAGTTTTTACAGCAGCTCTAGCAATTAAATGGCCCAATAATGAACCTCCAACATTTAAACATGAATTTAAATCCAGTGTGAATTTTTTTAGAACAATTTTTTCTTACTTAGCCGAAGATGAAATTTATTTAAAAAACTTGCAAGATGATGCAAGTTATCTCACTCTTTGGGATGAAAAAAATAAAGGACTTTATAAAGTGATAAATTCGGAAAATGAAATTGTTTTAGAGAAAAATAATTCAGAATAAATTGAAGCTGAAATACTTCCAACTGAAATCTAAACTAAATACTAACATTTTAAAGAATAATATTTGTTTCAGGAATCCATAATTGTTATATTTGAAACAATTTTTAAAAATTGCTATAAAAATATCACAAATGACATTCGGAATCATCAAAGAACGCAAAAATCCACCAGACAGAAGAGTTGTTTTTACACCTGAAGAGTTGGTTCGGTTACAACAACAATTTCCTGAGGCGAAAATAAAAGTAGAAGCATCAGATATTAGGGTTTTTCCTGATGCAGATTATGTTGCAGAAGGAATTAAAATTACGGAAGATCTTTCAGATTGTGATGTTTTACTTGGTGTCAAAGAAGTTCCTGTGGATGCTTTAATTCCAAATAAAAAATACTTTTTCTTCTCTCACACTATAAAAAAGCAAGTTCATAATCGAAAATTACTTCAAGCTGTTTTAGACAAAAATATCGAATTATATGATCATGAAACAATTGTGGATGCTCAAAACCGTCGATTAATTGGTTTTGGTCGTTATGCCGGAATTGTAGGAACTTATAATGCTTTTCGCGGATTTGGAATTAAATTTGAACTTTTCAATATACCAAAAGCCGAGACATTAAAAGGTAAAGAAGAACTAATTGCAAAATTAAAAAGACAAGTTTTACCACCAATTAAGATTGTCCTTACAGGTAAAGGAAAGGTTGGAATGGGATCAAAAGAGATTTTAGACGGAATGAAAATTAAAGAAGTTTCCGTTGAAAATTTTCTAACCAAAAATTATTCAGAACCGGTATATGTCCAACTTGATGTGCTGGATTACAACAAACGAAAAGACGGAAAAGTTTTGGACAACCAAGATTTTTATGCAAATCCAAAAGAATATGTTTCCGATTTTGAACGTTTTACCAAAGTTTCCGATGTTTTTATAACCGGTCATTTTTATGGAAATGATGCTCCTTACATCCTAACACAAGAAATGCTTAAAGCTAAAGATTGTAAAATTAAAGTAGTAGCTGATATTTCTTGTGATGTAAACGGACCCATTGCTTGTACTATTAAAGCTTCAACGATAGCAGATCCGTTTTTTGGCTATTTGCCTTATGAACATAAAGAGGTGTCTTACACGCATCCCGGTTCAATAATGGTCATGAGCGTAGATAATTTGCCTTGCGAATTACCCAAAGATGCGAGCGAAGGTTTTGGCGAAATGTTTATGGAACATGTTATCCCAGCTTTTTTTAACAATGACAAAGATGGAATTCTTCAACGTGCAAAAATTACCGAAAACGGAAAATTAACACCTCGGTTTTCGTATTTACAGGATTATGTAAATGAGGGTTTAGTTACTTCAAAATAGATTGCATTTTGAACAGTAGTGTTTAAGTCCGAATAGTTTTTTACATTTGAGAAATAATAACTACTGCATGAAATTGAAATTTCAATTTTTGTTTTTTCTTTTATTTTCTTTGAATGTATTTTCTCAGGAACTGCTTCCTTTTGTCGAAAATTTCACAAAATCCAATTACAATGGCGATAATCAAGTCTGGAGCGTTACGCAAGGAAAAGATAACGCCATGTATTTTGCCAACAATCATTATTTTCTTCGAT
Coding sequences within it:
- a CDS encoding thioredoxin family protein, producing the protein MKNEILSIIQSNNLVLINFKSSTCDSCQMIDPTLQEVKKAIGERVEIHTLEINNLPLTFNELQIDSLPLLALFVEGKLIWEAKEVLSKDEIIKKIVEIES
- a CDS encoding cytochrome ubiquinol oxidase subunit I — protein: MDVEILARIQFAFTIAFHYIYPPLSIGLGLLMVIFEGLYLKTGNKEYEVLTRFWLKIFAITFGIGVATGIIMEFEFGTNWAVYSRYVGDIFGSALAAEGLFAFGLESTFLGILIFGWNRVSPKVHFISTIGVFLGSMFSAVWIVVANSWQQTPAGYHIVGEGFNARAEVTDFWEMVFNPSSVDRIIHVWQGAFLAGAFLVLSVHAYYLRKGRYEAISKKAFKIALVVATIVSFTQLLSGHSSADGVAKNQPAKLAAMEGHYEASAPADLYILGWVDNEKQEVSGIAVPGGLSFLVHQDFQAPVTGLNAFPKEDQPSQVNAVFQFYHIMISIGMFLIALTFYACFLWWRGKLFETKWILWIFSFSVLLPQIANQAGWFAAEMGRQPWIVYGHLRTSEGFSQEVSANQILFSLILFLVIYTLLFLLFLYSLNKKIKHGPYDEQEANFNSI
- the cydB gene encoding cytochrome d ubiquinol oxidase subunit II, whose product is METFLGIDYPTLWYLVVGLLFSGYAILEGFDYGAGAWHLFLRKDESRRIAINAIGPLWDANQVWLIIGGGALFAGFPVMYATMLSVMYIPFMLFLMLLVLRSAAIKFRSAEEMKWWRTSWDYIYFISNTLIAFLLGVVLGNVLQGFAIGPNYSYQGGIFFTFLSPYALMTGFTTLSLFMTQGAIFLLLKTEGRLHARLTFLLRKGMIFFIISFSITSLYTLIFIPGVTDNFRENPLFFIIPILAFLAVANVPRLVSKKKYFQALLFSSLTMAFLLMLVAFQLYPTLLISTINQEYSITIYNAASSQKSLGIMLTIVLIGAPLLAFYFIFLYRTFHGKVKLDDTSY
- a CDS encoding NAD(P)/FAD-dependent oxidoreductase, with product MTKIVVLGAGIAGHTAAAHLRRKLSKEHEVVVVSPNRNYQWVPSNIWVGIGRMKSKEVIFPLEPLYKRKGIGYKQAKAVSFHPEGDASETKPFILVEGVFGENLGKQEKVTYDYLINATGPKLAFELTEGLQPATNKVYSVCTYDHAEHASEALHKLINQLKKSDKKAKILIGTGHGKATCQGAAFEYILNVEKELQKFGVRNKVEITWISNEYELGDFGMDGMLMEYNGFNMKSKDMIEMIFEDRGIKWILGAAVNKVEDGIMHYENLEGEFKTEMFDFAMLIPSFSGHGFQAFDKVGQNITEKLFRGFMVVDADYTPKPYEEWTVQDWPETYQNPSYKNIFAPGIAFAPPHSISRPRKSRNGTEIFPSPPRTGMPSGITAKLVADNIIDSIKSGKESLQHKGSLGNMGAACIASAGYGLTQGSGVSITTFPIVPDYKKYSETGGRDIKKTFGDIGLAGHWVKLSLHYAFLYKAKMKPFWWLIPE
- a CDS encoding YgaP family membrane protein, with amino-acid sequence MKNRIVRGIAGTFILISIVLAIYVNQNWLWFTAFVGANLLQSSLTKWCLMDDILTKVFKIKD
- a CDS encoding site-specific integrase, with translation MKHKISILFHLNSSKASKKGLYPIYLRITINGARIELSTSKFVEKSKWNASAGKIKGTNEEARLINSHLDILRSKVYETENWMINNNQDINAQTFKNKFLGVEEKQRQLILIFEDHNKLMKELIGSTFANNTFKKYETTLSHTKEFLKFQYNLNDISIKRVDIAFINDFDFFLRNTKKCNNNSTIKYIRNFGKIIKQCYVNGWLERDPLLNYKGKVKEIERVYLTQEEIESLLNKEFKIKRLELVRDMFLFSCFTGLAYIDVYNLTNSNIIIGIDGEKWISTKRQKTESPSRIPILPVSQMIIDKYENHPQCKNEGKLLPILSNQKMNAYLKELADICEIDKELTFHIARHTFATTVTLTNGVPIESVSKMLGHKNIRTTQHYAKVLDKKVSEDMTILKSKFTYTLNTVLKTKSN